A portion of the Luxibacter massiliensis genome contains these proteins:
- a CDS encoding LegC family aminotransferase → MIPLAVPNLTGNERKYLNKCIDTTFVSSVGEFVNLIEEMAADKSGARYAVATSSGTTGLHLALTGCGVKHDELVIMPSFTFIATANAIAHCGGIPWLMDIEPDSWTLDVSQLSDELQTKTIWRGGTLIHRESGKRVAAIMPVYTLGNIPNMDEIRRLAKQYHLPVVADAAAALGAVYKGKEIGDLADVTVFSFNGNKTVTAGGGGMIVGNNEQLMKRLKHLSTTARVTAEYDHDMVGYNYRMTNIQAAVGCAQLERLDEFVDRKKEIRRFYNKKFEKLKGISPFPTPINQESACWFSGVIMNNGNLEKTRAICQYLRQQNIEARSFWKPVHLQIPYKHAFKAESLSVSDVIWNKILTLPCSTNITDEELDYVQKSLIQAIDLV, encoded by the coding sequence ATGATACCATTGGCAGTTCCTAATCTGACGGGTAATGAGAGAAAATATTTAAATAAATGTATTGACACCACTTTTGTTTCATCTGTAGGTGAGTTTGTAAATCTTATTGAAGAAATGGCAGCTGATAAAAGTGGAGCAAGGTATGCAGTAGCTACTTCGTCAGGTACAACGGGACTCCATCTTGCCTTGACAGGATGCGGTGTGAAGCATGATGAGTTAGTCATTATGCCATCATTTACTTTCATTGCCACTGCAAATGCCATTGCCCACTGCGGAGGAATCCCTTGGCTTATGGATATCGAACCTGATTCGTGGACATTAGATGTCAGCCAGCTATCTGATGAACTTCAGACAAAGACAATATGGAGAGGCGGCACGCTCATCCACAGAGAATCCGGAAAACGTGTAGCAGCAATTATGCCCGTGTATACACTCGGAAACATTCCCAATATGGATGAAATAAGACGCCTAGCTAAACAGTACCATTTACCTGTGGTGGCTGATGCCGCTGCTGCTTTAGGAGCTGTATATAAAGGGAAGGAAATTGGTGATTTAGCTGATGTGACAGTATTTTCTTTTAACGGAAATAAAACAGTTACAGCAGGGGGCGGCGGCATGATCGTTGGAAATAATGAGCAGCTTATGAAACGTCTTAAGCACTTATCAACCACTGCCCGTGTCACGGCCGAATACGACCATGATATGGTCGGTTATAATTACCGTATGACAAACATTCAGGCTGCTGTAGGATGTGCACAATTAGAGCGCTTGGATGAATTTGTGGATAGAAAAAAAGAAATCAGAAGATTTTATAACAAAAAATTTGAAAAGTTAAAGGGTATTTCTCCTTTTCCAACTCCAATAAACCAGGAAAGTGCGTGCTGGTTTTCGGGTGTTATAATGAATAATGGCAATTTAGAGAAAACCAGAGCTATATGCCAATATTTACGGCAACAAAATATTGAAGCGAGGAGCTTTTGGAAGCCAGTTCATTTACAGATACCATATAAGCATGCGTTTAAGGCAGAAAGTTTATCTGTTTCTGATGTAATCTGGAATAAAATATTAACTTTGCCATGTTCTACAAATATCACAGATGAAGAGCTCGATTATGTACAGAAATCATTAATTCAGGCAATAGACTTGGTTTAA
- the neuB gene encoding N-acetylneuraminate synthase, with the protein MGVFIIAEAGVNHNGDICLAEKLIEEVAKTGCDAIKFQTFRTEHLVTITAGKAGYQKASTGAAETQFNMLKRLELADGDFSYLKAVCEKNNIEFLSTPFDEGSVDLLERLAVKRYKLSSGDLTNKRLLQYVARTGKPLIISTGMSNELEITDAITWVKESGNDDITLMHCTSNYPARYEDINMKAMQNMSQLYHLPVGYSDHTPGITIPIMAVALGALTIEKHVTISKDLPGPDHKASLNIKELSEMVQSIRNVEKAFGNGEKVPVKNEYDTRIAARKSIVITKDLPAGHILTAEDLDIKRPGDGIPPKYLDSIPGSVLLKTVTQDTTLHFEDIKE; encoded by the coding sequence ATGGGAGTATTTATTATTGCAGAAGCTGGCGTAAACCATAATGGTGACATCTGTTTAGCAGAAAAACTTATAGAGGAAGTTGCTAAAACAGGCTGTGATGCCATAAAATTTCAAACTTTCCGAACAGAGCATCTAGTAACTATAACAGCGGGTAAAGCTGGTTATCAGAAAGCAAGTACGGGAGCAGCAGAAACCCAGTTTAATATGTTGAAGAGACTGGAGTTGGCGGATGGTGATTTTTCGTATTTAAAAGCTGTATGTGAAAAAAATAATATAGAGTTTCTTTCTACTCCTTTTGATGAGGGTTCTGTAGATTTACTTGAGAGGTTAGCAGTTAAAAGGTACAAACTTTCTTCTGGAGATCTAACAAACAAACGGCTCCTTCAGTATGTGGCCAGGACGGGGAAGCCTCTTATTATCTCCACTGGCATGTCCAATGAACTAGAAATTACTGATGCAATTACATGGGTTAAGGAGTCTGGAAATGACGACATTACCCTTATGCATTGTACATCAAACTATCCAGCCAGATATGAAGATATTAATATGAAGGCAATGCAGAATATGAGTCAGCTCTATCATCTGCCTGTAGGATATTCTGATCATACTCCTGGGATTACGATCCCTATTATGGCTGTTGCTCTCGGAGCCCTAACTATAGAAAAACATGTGACAATTTCTAAGGATTTGCCTGGCCCGGATCACAAGGCATCACTGAATATAAAAGAGCTGTCAGAAATGGTTCAAAGTATTAGAAATGTAGAAAAAGCTTTTGGAAATGGTGAAAAAGTTCCTGTGAAAAATGAGTATGATACACGGATAGCTGCACGTAAAAGCATCGTAATTACGAAAGATTTGCCTGCGGGACATATTTTAACTGCTGAAGATTTAGATATTAAAAGGCCCGGTGATGGTATTCCACCTAAATATCTGGATTCCATACCAGGGAGTGTACTTTTAAAAACAGTAACCCAGGATACAACACTGCATTTTGAGGATATCAAGGAATGA
- a CDS encoding NAD-dependent epimerase/dehydratase family protein — protein sequence MKKILFTGGTGLVGKNVLPILQEYHHVIAPNRQELDLKDTLAVEQYIKQGNFDIIIHSANPNPVKNSICDSQNTMLEDSLRMFMNFYRNRMFCEKLIYIGSGAECDKTQDICDIGEDNLGRMIPKDIYGFAKYIMNELALQSTNIYNLRLFACYGPFDHESKFITHCIQSCLRHEEITIRQNCIFDYIHVFDLAKVLLYVISHDMKEHVYNVGSGQKVSLLEIAEEVRCQMGSDRPIELLTEGWNKEYTPDITRLKEETGLPEQFIPLKKGIAMQIEHERKQIK from the coding sequence ATGAAAAAAATATTATTTACAGGAGGAACAGGATTGGTTGGGAAAAATGTTCTCCCTATATTGCAGGAATATCATCATGTAATTGCTCCCAACCGGCAGGAACTAGATTTAAAAGATACATTGGCTGTAGAACAATATATCAAACAAGGCAATTTTGATATTATTATTCACAGTGCCAATCCCAACCCTGTAAAAAATAGTATTTGTGACTCCCAGAATACTATGCTGGAAGACAGTCTCAGAATGTTTATGAATTTCTACAGGAATAGAATGTTTTGTGAAAAGTTAATATACATCGGTTCTGGGGCAGAGTGTGATAAGACTCAGGATATATGTGATATTGGAGAAGATAACTTAGGGCGGATGATTCCGAAAGATATTTATGGTTTTGCAAAATATATTATGAATGAGTTGGCCTTACAGAGTACAAATATTTATAATCTGCGGCTCTTTGCATGCTATGGACCTTTTGACCACGAGAGTAAATTTATTACACATTGTATACAAAGCTGCCTCCGTCATGAGGAAATTACAATTAGGCAGAATTGTATATTCGACTATATTCACGTTTTTGACTTGGCAAAGGTACTGTTATATGTAATTAGCCATGATATGAAAGAACATGTCTATAACGTAGGAAGCGGGCAGAAAGTTTCTTTATTAGAAATTGCAGAAGAGGTTCGCTGCCAGATGGGGAGCGACAGGCCTATTGAACTTCTCACTGAGGGGTGGAATAAAGAGTATACCCCGGATATAACCCGATTAAAAGAAGAAACAGGACTGCCTGAACAATTTATTCCCTTAAAAAAAGGGATCGCAATGCAGATCGAGCATGAAAGGAAGCAGATAAAGTGA